Sequence from the Deinococcus yavapaiensis KR-236 genome:
GCTTGATGGTCACCGTTTCGGACGTCGTGCCCCCGGCGCTCGTCGCGGCGCACGTGTACGAGACGCCACCGGTGTCGGACGTGACGTTCACCGTGGCGCAACCGAGGCTGGAGGTTACGTTCGACTCGGCGTCGCCGACGGTCCAGGTCACCTGGACGTCGCCACGGTACCAGCCGTTGGTGCCCAAGGAGCCCGTCACGCTCGGAGTGATCAGCGGCGGCGTGGTATCGGGGGGCACGACGGTGTAGGCCGCCGAAGCGCTCGTCTTGTTGCCCGCCTTGTCCCACGCGACGCAGTTGACGGTCTTGAATCCAGTCGTGTACGTGTTGGGTTGATCGCACTCGAATCCGTTGAGGCCCGACAAGGCGTCCGCGGCGTTCTCGGTGACGACGGCGACGCCGTCGAGAGTCACGGGATTGGGGGTGACGACGGGCGCGAGGGTCGGCGGCGTCGCGTCACGCTTGATGGTCACGGATTTGTTCGCCGTGCCTCCGTCGCTGGTCGCGGTGCACGTGTACGTCGTGTCTTCTTGATCGCTGGTAACGTTCACGTCGCCGCAGCCCGTGCGTGACGCCACGGTCGAATCGGGATCGGTGACGGTCCACGTCACCTTGACGTCGCCGCGGTACCAGCCGGAGTCTCCCTGCAGTCCTTCGATCGTCGGAGCGATCGCGGGCGGCGAGGTGTCCGTGACGACGGTGTAGGCCGTCGAAGCGCTCGCCTTGTTGCCCGCCTTGTCCCACGCGACGCAGTTGACGGTCTTGAGTCCGGTCGTGTACGTGTTGGGTTGGTCGCACTCGTATCCGTTGAGGCCCGACAAGGCGTCGGTCGCGTTGGGAGTCACGGTCGCGGTTTGGTCGATTTGCACGGGGTTCGGCGTCACGGCCGGCGCGACGGTCGGCGGCGTCGCGTCGCGCTTCACGGTGACCGACAAGCTCGAGGTGCCGCCCGCGCTGGTCGCCGTGCACGTGTACGTCGTGCCTGCCGTGTCCGTCGTGACGTCGACGGCGTCGCAGTTCGTCTTGCCGGTGATCGTCGATTCGGCGTCGGTGACGGTCCACGTCACCTTGACGTCACCGCGGTACCAACCGAAGTCTCCCTGCAGCCCTTCGATCGTCGGTGCGATCACGGGCGGCGAGGTGTCGACGACCATCGGCGTGCCACCCGTCTGGTACGCGCCAAGGTCGCACTTGGACGTCGGGCGCGGTACGCCGCGCTGGTCGGTTTCACCGACGTCGCATTGGCCCCGACCGCGAGCTTCGCTGTTGTCGGCGATCGCCTTCGTCTTGGTCGGCCCGCCGTTGTCTTGCAAGGCGCCGAGCTTCGCGTCCGCGGGGAGGTTGCCGAGAAGGGAGAGGCCGCTGCCTTTCAAGCTCTCGATGATGTTGATTTGTCCGATCAGGCCGCCGCCGAACGTGAAGACTTCTTGGCCGTCGGGGCTCGCGACGTTGTCGCCGACGATGCTGCGGGAAATGCTCGTCGTGCCTGCCAAAGCGCCGTTGAAGGTGATCTGTTGATGCACGAGGCCGCCGCCAACGGTGTACGCGATGTTCACGGCGATGGTACTGAGCTTGATGTCGGCGGTTCCGCCTTTGTTGACCATCCCGCCGCCGACGTTGGCGATGTTGTTGGCGATGGTGGTGTTGGTGACGTTGGCGCCGCCCGGCACGGCGATGAGCAGACCGGTCGGCGTGGGGTTGACTTCCGGGTTGATGGCGCCGCCTCGTTCGTTGAAGAAGGCGCCGCCCTGAGACGAGGCGGTATTGTCGGACAGGGTGCTCTCGACGATGTTGACCTCGCCGCCGAAGTTGTGCAGGCCGCCGCCGTATCCGCCTTCACCCGGATTGGTGTTGTCGGGACCGACCGCTTTGTTTTCCGAGAGGGTGCTGCGTTCGATGGAGAGGATGCCTTCGATGTTGGCGATGCCGCCGCCCGTCGCGATGACCGTACCGGTGGTGGTGTTGCGAGTGATGGTGCTGTCGCGAACCGCGAGGGTACCGGTGTTGAGGATGCCGCCGCCCGCGCTCGCGCCGAGGCTCGACGACGTGGTGGCGTTGTCCTTGACGGTGACGTGGTCGAGGGTGAGGGTGCCTTGATTTCGAATGCCGGCTCCGTCGGTACCGAAGCCTCGCGTGATCGTCAAGCCTTGCAGGGTGACCACGGCGCTGGTCGCCACTTTCAGGACGCGGACCGTGCCTTGTCCATCGAGGGTCACGCCGACCGGAGGAGCGATGAGGGTGAGGTTCTTGGTGATTTCGAGGGGCGCGCTCAACGCGACGGTTCGTGGCTCGGCGAAGGTGGCGCCGTCGAACACGATGACGTCTCCGTTCGCGGCGGCGGCGATCGCCGCGCGTAACGAGCCCGGGCCGCTGTCGGCCGTGGTGGTGACCGAGCGCGTCGTGACGGCCATCGCTCGAATGGCGGGGCTCACGGTGGGCGTTGAGGCGCGAGGAAGGTCCGGGGTCGCCACGCGGCCGCAGGCGACGACGAGAAGCGGCAAGAGGGTCGGGAGGAGCACGCGGATGTTGAAGGGCATGTGAACCTCGTGTTCGAAAGGGCGATGAAGACGCGATCGGCTGTTGTATCGACGGGGTGGACTTTTGAAACCTCCTGCTCATGACGGGTCGGGAAGGGTGGGGAGAGAAGCGGACGCCCATCGGTTCACGGAGTCGCTTCACTCTCGCCGAGCGAGGATTGGCGGTGCCGCGACGCTCGTGCGAACGTCTGGAAGTTCGAGGGGAAAGCAAAGGACGAGAGAACTCGTCACGTATCTTACTATTGCGTGAGGAAAATTTATAGATTTCTCGCTTGACTTTCGGACTTCGTTGTGAAAACAAGGTCTAGACGTCGAGCAGCCCGCTCGAACTTCGAGCGCTCTTCTCATGAAGTCACCAAGGAGACAATGCTGTCTTCATTGTTCTTTAGCATGGTCGAGTGCCCGCGTCGCTTTCCTCGAGCGCCCTCGCGTTGCTCGACGATCTTCCCGTTCCCGCCCTCGTCAGCGACTCGACCGGCGTCATCCTTTACGCCAACGAAGGCTTGCGGGCTTTGAACGGCCAATGGTCGAACGGGCGGTCCGACGTCCGCTTCGCGGACGTCGTCCACCCGGACGACCGCTCCGCTTGGACGGCCGCGTGTCACGCGGAGCACGCCACGACATACGACCTTCGCGTCCGCACGGACGGCGGCTACCGCTGGTACCGCCTGCAAAGCCGACCTCGCCCGATCGGCGACTCGCTCGCCCACATCGTCAGCACCTTGCACGACATCGACGTCCTCAAGCGCGTCGAGCGTCGCGCGGACGACATCGAGGCGATCACGCGCGCGCTTTCCACCGCCACGGGGTTGCAAGGCGTCATCGACGCTCTTCCCAGCATTGCCGCCGTGCTCGACGCGTCACGAGTCGACCTCATGCTTTTGCGCGATGAGGGCCGCGAGCTGTACCTCGTCGGCAGCACCGATTCCTCCGTCAGCGCGCCAAGGCGCGTGTTGCCCCTTCCTTGCAGCGTGCCGGCCGCCGACGCCCTTCGCACGAAAGAAGTCTTGGTCTTGGACGCTCGAACGCTCGAGGAGCGCTACCCGCATCTTCCCGACGGTTTCGATCGGCGCCCCCGCCAACTCGTGGCCCTTCCACTCCTCGCCGAAGACAGGGCGCTCGGAGTGCTCACCTTGGAGTTGCACGAAGCGCTCGAAGCGAGCGCTTCGGACCGCGTGTTCTTGGAGACTCTCGTCGGAACGGTCGCGCGAACCGTGGACCGCGTTCGTCACCTTCAGCGCGAGCGCGCCGTGCACGCGCGCCTCGAAGCGATTCTCGACGCGTCTCCGACGTTGATGTGGACGTCACGCACGAGCGAGGACGTCTTGCACTTCAACCAGACGTGGCGAACGTACACCGGCTTTCCGGCCACGCTGCCTCGTCACGAGTGGGAGCAAACCGTGCATCCCGATGACGTCGCCTTGATTCGCCGAATTCGAGCGGACGGTCGTTCGGCGGGACGTTCCTACGCTCTCGACGTGAGGTTCCGCCGTTCGGACGGCACCTACCGCTGGCATCACGTGACCGTCCAGCCGTTCGGCGACGAGGAATGGCTCGGCGTTGCGACGGACGTGCACGATCGCCGCGAATCCGAAGCGAAGTTGCACCTCACGCTGGAAGCGGGAGGCCTCGGCGTGTGGACGTACGACGTGACGACCCGCCTCATCACCCGAACGCCGGAAGTGATGCGGTTGCTGGGCTTCGCCGACGCCGTCGGGCCTGTCGGCGCGTTCACCGCGCGCGTTCACGAAGAAGACCGCGGGCGCGTCGTCGCCGCCCTCGACGACGCCGTGCGGCCGGGCGGCCTCGATCACTTGAAGCTGGAGCACCGCTTCTTGCGCCCCGACGGCGCCCTCATCTGGCTGGAGCAACTCCTGCGCGTCGAACGCGACGAGCAAGGTCACGTCCTGCGCGTGCTCGGCGTCACCGCCGACGTCACTACGCGCAAGCACCACGAGCAACGCCTTTCGCTTCTCGCCGAGGCAGGGGAGACTCTCGCGCAGAACCTCGACGTGCACGAGACGCTCGAACGCCTCTCGGCGCTCGCCGTGCCTCGCTTGGCCGACTGGTGCGTCGTGTACCTTCCTCAGCTCGACGGCGTGCTCGCGCCGATCGCGGTGCAGCACAGAGACCCCGGCAAGGTGGAGGTCGCGCGCCGCTACATCGACGCCTTCCCGGCGCGTGGACGACGAGGCGGGTATCGGCCGGTCTTTTCGTGACGGCGAGGTGCTGCACGTTCCGGATTTGCCACGCGTCCTCGCCGACTTGGCGCCCTTGCCGCCAGGCTGGGACGAGTTCATGGACATCCTCAAGCTCCGCTCGTTCCTGGTCGTGCCGCTCGTCGCGCACGGCAAGACGCTGGGTCTGCTGAACTTGTGCGCCGCCGAGTCGGGACGGACGTTCGGTGAGGAGGACTTGCTGGTCGCGCGCGAACTCGCCGGCCGCGCGGCGCTCGCGCTCGACAACGCCCGCTTGTACAAGGAGGCGCGCCAGCTCAACACCACCCTGGAGTCGCGCGTTCGAGAGCGCACGGCCGAACTCGACGTTCGCAACCGAGCGCTCGAAGCGTTCGCGGAGCTCTCCAGGGAGTTCGCGACCGAAGCAAGTCCGCTCAAGCTCGTGGGCCGCGCGCAAGAGATCTTGGTCGCCTTGCTTCCGAACAGCGTCAGCACCTTCTACGAAGTCGAAGCGGACGTGTGGACGCTGCGCTCGCACCGCGGTACCTTCCGCGATCCGCGCTTGCTCGGCGTGCTGTCTTGCGGCTTGCCGCGCGGCACCACGCTCAACGTGGACCGACCGTTCGATACGCGCGCGCCGTTTTATCAAGAGCGGTACGATCCGAACACGGTGCCGACCGCCGCGCACGACCTCACCTCGATTCGCTCGTCGGCGAGTCTGCCCGTGCTGGTCGGCGGGGAAGCGCGAGGCGTGTTGATCGTCGGGTCGTACGAGCCCCGGTCGTGGTCGCTTCAAGAGCGGGCGCTGCTGGAGACGATCGATCGGTCGCTGGGCGTCGCGCTGGAACGAGCGGACGCCCTGAAGGCCGTTCGGCACGAGCGGACCTTCCTGTCGGGGTTGCTTCAGAGCTTGTCGGAAGGCATCGTCGCGTGCGACGCGCGAGGTCGGCTCAGCTTGTTCAACGCCGCCGTCGAGACGTTGCATGGCAAGGGGGTGGAGGCGGTGCCGCCCGAACGTTGGGCCGAGCATTACCGCTTGTATCGCCCCGACGGCGTGACGCTTCTTTCGCGTGACGAGGTGCCGTTGTACCGCGCTTGGCAGGGCGAGGAGGTGCGAGATGAGCTCATGGTGGTGAGGCGCGCGAACGGCGAGCACCGCATGATGGTGTGCGTGGGAGGCCCGATCGTCACGCCGTCAGGCGAGAAGCTCGGAGCCGTCGTGGCGATGCGGGACGTGACGGACCGCGACCGAACGGAAGCCGCGCTTCGGCAGGCGAACCGTGAACTTCGCCGCAGCAACGAGGATCTCGAGCAATTCGCTTACATCGCCTCGCACGACCTTCAAGCGCCGGCGCGGGCCGTGACGAGCTTCGCGGGAGCCCTTCAGCTGCGGTACGGGCATCTGCTCGACGAGCGAGGGCATGCGTTCCTCACGCAGATCGTGAAGGGCGGGGAGCGCATGAAACGCCTCGTGGACGACCTGCTGACGTTCTCGCGAGTCAACACGGAGCAGCGTCCCTTGGCCCGCGTCGACAGCGCCCACGTCCTCGCCGACGTGATGGAGTTGCTGAAACCCACCGTCGACGCGAACGACGCGGAGGTGACCCACGACGCGCTGCCGCTGGTTCGGGCGGACGAAGGGCAGTTGTCGAGGGTGCTCGTGAACTTGGTCGGGAACGCGTTGAAGTACGCGCGGCCCGGCGTACCTCCTCGCGTGCACGTCACGGCGAGCTGCGAGGGCGAGATGTGGCGCTTCGCCGTGAGCGACAACGGCGTGGGAATCGAGGCGCGCTATTTCGAGCAGGTGTTCGTGCCCTTTCGTCGACTTCACTCCGGAGACGACGTCGAGGGCAGCGGCTTGGGGTTGACGGTGAGCCGAAAGATCATCGAGCGCCATGGCGGTTGGCTGTGGGTGGAGAGCGCTCCGGGCGCGGGAAGCACGTTCTTCTTCACGCTTCCGGACGCCAACGTCGAACCCGACGTCGAGTGAACGGGTGAAGTGCCCGCGGCGCGCGCCGAGTCGACCGTTCGTGACGTCGATTCGAAGGATGCCTCCAGGTCGCCGTGGACATTGCGAGGGCGTCAAGGTCACGAACGACCGCATCCGCGTGCAGGCCGTCCAGACCGTGCGGACACGGTTGTAGCAACACGGCAGGGCCGTGTCGCCGCTCGGCGTGACTGGTCGCGTCGTGACAACGTTGCCGCTGCTTCTAGACTGCCTTCAAGATGATGCTCGACCGTGCCTTGGACATCCTCGGCACGCAGGTGGAATCTACGCGGCGCTCGCCCTCGTGGTGAAGGTATCGCCATGCCGCTCCTTGGTCACGCCGCCGCGGTATTCCACAAAGTCAACGAATCACTTTTCTGACTACTTTACTTTAGTCAATTACATACGATAGGATATCGTCATGACCCTAGCCCCCGCGACGCCGGACCTGCACGAGGAAGTCGACCGCTTCCTGCATGGCCTATGGCGCTTCAACCGAGCGCTCACCCAACGCCTCGAACCGCTCCTCGAAACCAAGCACGGCATCGACCCCAAGACGTACATCATCCTCAAGTCCATCGACTCCGGCCACCACTACCCCAAAGTCCTCGCCGACCATCTCAAAATCCCCTCCACCCTCATCAGCCGATACCTCGACGGACTCGTCAAACAAGGCCTCCTCGAACGCCACATCGACGAACACGACTCGCGCCGTATCCGCCTTACCCTCACCGAGCACGGCACCAACGTCATGCACGACAGCGAGGAAACCATTCACGTCCTCACGCGCAGCCACCTTGCCAAGCTGGAGCCCGGCGTTCTCGCCGGGCTCCTCAAAGCCCTCGACTCTCTCAACGACCAAGGACCCGACGCATGACCACCGTCAACCGCCCGCCCGCGCCCGTCACGGACGAACCTCAGTACAGCTTCACGCAGCAGGAAAAGAACATCACCCTCATCGGCTTGATGGTCGTCTTCCTCCTCAGCGCCCTCGACCAGACCATCGTCAGCACCGCCATGCCGCGCATCATCGAGCAGCTGCACGGCTTGGAGTACTACAGCTGGGTCACCACCGCCTACCTGCTCGCCAGCACCGTCCTCGTGCCCATCTACGGCAAGCTCAGCGACCTCTACGGACGCAAGCCGATCTTGCTGATCGGCATCGTGCTGTTCTTGATCGGCTCGATGCTGTGCGGCATGGCCGGCGAATCGTTTCTCGGCGACCTCTTCGGCGGCGGCATGATTCAACTCATCGTCTTCCGCGCCATTCAGGGCCTCGGCGGCGCCGCCCTGTTCACGAGCGCCTTCGCCATCATCGGTGACATGTTTCCTCCCGCCGAGCGCGCCAGATTCGGTGGTCTCTTCGGCGCCGTCTTCGGGCTTTCGAGCGTCCTGGGGCCCGTCATCGGCGGCTTCCTCACCGACCACGGCAGCGTCAACTTATTCGGCGCGTTCATTGAAGGGTGGCGCTGGGTCTTCTACGTCAACCTGCCCCTCGGCGTCGTCGCGCTGTTCATGATCATCGCCAAGATGCCTCGCCTCACGCACCGAGCTCAAGGCAAGATCGACTTCCTCGGCGCCGTCCTCATCATCGCCACGACCATTCCGCTGCTCCTCGCGCTCACCTGGGGTGGCACCACCTACCCTTGGGACAGCGTGCGCATCATCAGCCTCTTCGCCGTCAGCGCCGTCAGCTTCGTGCTGCTGCTGCTCGCCGAACGCCGTAATCCGGACGCCATCATTCCCCTGGGGCTCTTTCGCAACGCGACCTTCACGATTTCCAACCTCGCGAGCTTCTTCGTCAACGTCGCCTTCATCGGCGTCGTGATGTTCCTCCCGTTGTTCATGCAATCCGTGCAGGGCGTCAGCGCCACCAACTCCGGCCTCGCCATGCTGCCCCTCATGGCCGGCTTGATGTCTTCCAGCATCATCTCGGGAAACATGGTCGCCAAGAGCGGCAAGTACAAGCCCTTCCTCGTCGGCGCGCCGCTCGTCTTGATGGTCGGTGTGTTCCTGCTCACCCAAATCGACGTGGGCACGACCCGCCTCGACCTCGGCTGGCGCATGTTCATCGTCGGCCTCGGCCTCGGCCCCGCCATGAGCTTGTTCAACATCGCCATCCAGAACGCGGTGCCCATGAGCCAGCTCGGCATCGCCACGTCGTCCTCGCAATTCTTCCGGCAGATCGGCACGACCATCGGCGCGGCCATCTTCGGCACCTTGCTCCTCAACAACTTGCACTCCGAACTTCCCAAGTACCTTCCGAACGTGCCCGGCTTGGAGAACGCCGCCCAGAACATCAACCTCGGCGAGATGCGCGCCAGCAACGGCAACAACGACACGGGCGCCCAGATTCGCGCGGCCTTCCGCCAGCAGTACGCCCAGATCGAGCGGGCCTTTGATGGGGACGCCGCTGCCACGCGCGCCCTGCTCGCCAATCCGCAGCTTCCCGCCGAACTCAAGGACACCTTGAAGAACGGCGGCCTCCGCGCCCAGGTGCACGCGCAACTTCAGCAGCAAGCGAACGCAGTCGCCGGCGCCCTCGCCAACGGTGAAGCCGGACGCGTCGCCCTCTTGAACGACCCGCGGACGTCCGCCGAGCTCAAGACGCAGCTCGAAGCATTGCCCGCCCCTGCGCTCGCCACGCCTCAAGCCGCCCGCGTCACCGCCGCGCGCTTTCAGCAAGGCCTTCTGGCCAGCGAGGACACCCTCGTGAAGCAAGCCACCGCCACCGCGCTCACTAAGATCGAGTCGACGTTGGACGCGCAGGCCGACAAACTCGCCCGCCAAGTCACGAGCGGCATGAAGCTCGGCTTCACGGCCAGCGTGACCCACCTGTTCGCGACGAGCATCTGGATCGTTCTCGTCAGCTTCGTGATCACGTTGCTCCTGCCTGTCGTGCCGCTTCGCCAAGGCGCCCGTCCGGCTTCGACTCCGTCTCACTGATTCCGCGGCGGGGAAGTGAGGAAGGGCGCCTTTGGGCGCCCTTCCTCACTTCCTGCTTCATTACGACGAATCGAAGCGAATCTCGGCCCGCGACGTACGAGGTGACACTTGAGACTGGAGCGAGCACGGCGCCGCGACACCGGAGTGGGTGGCGGCCGTACGGCGCCGCACGAGGCTTCCGACAGGGGGGAGTAAATTTGGTATGCTCGCCTTCAAGCCATGCCGCGCACGAAACTGCCCGACGTTCTCGAAATGGCCGCGTTCGTTCGTGGCTGGCTCGCCAGCACGACGGCCAGCGACGACCTCGTGCGGGCCCTCGAGGCGGGTGACGTCACGGTTCTCAAGCTCGGCGGCCTCGCGCTCGACGAGTCTCTCAAGCTGCACTATCACGCGTGGAAGCTCGTGGAACTCGCGTCGGAGCGTGGACGCAGGCTCTCGTCGAGCGACGTGCGCGAGCTCGTTGGGCGTGGCGACGTGCCGAGCGCGCGCCTCGAAGACTTGTGGAAAGCGCGCGTGGTTCTCGTGCGTCCGCTCGGTACGTACGTGCACCTTCCGCCGCGCACGCCCGCTACGGGCCTCAAGGCGGCGGCGCGCCTCGGCCTCGTGGACGCGCCGCACAGCGAGCGCCAATCGGCCGAGGACGCGCCGGATATTCGCTTCGTGCTCGCCAACACGCCGAGCCAGGAAATCGACCGTGCGACGCGCGGATCGGACGCTTGGAACACCGACACGCTCGCGTACGAACGCTCGGGCGTGCTGATCACGTACGGCGAGGACGGCGTGCCGATCGACGTGGCGCGCGCCGAACTCAGCGAGATGGATCCGCGCACGTCGGACGTGTGGCGCCTCTTGGTCGCGAAGACGCTCGAAAGCGGCACGGACGACGAACTCGTCGCGATCACGGTGCAACCGGGTGAGCTCGCGCTCGCCATGGGGTTCAAAAAACACCCCAAGGGTGGGGTGCGCGGCGAGGACCTCGTGAAGTGCGCCGACGCCATGACGCGTCTCGAGCGCTTGTGGTTGCGCGTGACGGTGGACGTCACGCCGGGAACGATGCTGCCCGACATGCCCGGCGAGCGCGTCGCGTCGTTGGAAACGGAGACGAAGGTCATTCACGTCATTCGGCGCGGTTCGGCGCGCACGGTGGACGGACGGCGCATTCCGCGGTATTGGCAAGTCGCTTTGGGGTCGTGGGCGAAAGTCTGGCCGAAGGCGTTCGCGCCGCTTTTCCGCAGCCTCGTGGAGTTACCGGCGAACAACGCGACGTCGGTGTGGGCGAAGCAGATCGGGGCGGAATTGGCGTTTTTGTGGGGATTGCGCGCTCGGTCGGGCGAGGCGCAGCGTGTGACGGTACGCGAGTTGTTGTCGAACGCGATGCTGCTCGCCGACGTGGAGAAGCTGCGCGCACGCGGTGAGTTGTCGGTGGCGGTGGAGCGCTTCGCGCGTACGCTCGACTCGCTGCTGGAGCGTGGAGTGCACGCGGGCTGGTCGTACGACAAGTCGGATTTCGAGCGTATGACGGCCGCCGAGCGCACTCGGCGCTTTTTCGATGCTTGGCTGGGCGCGTCGGTGATCGTGGTGCCGCCCGCGGCGGTGTTGCACGCGCTGGCGGGGCGACCGCCTTTCGTCCCCCCCAGGTGACGCGGGTAAAACGACTTGCCGAAACGCGCGCCTTGGGCTGTGCCGCCCTGCATTTCGAGCTCGGCGCGACCGAAGTGTCCGTGCGGCGGGCGTGAAGCGTCACGCGGCACGCGATTGCATTTCTCCCCCAGTTGACTCGGGTCTTTCCCCCCGATTTTGGCGCGTTTTCTGCAAAGCGTTCCCCAGGTGGGTCGGGTAAAACGCGCATAACATCCCCAGCCGGGTCGGGTAAAACGCGCATAACATCCCCAGCCGGGTCGGGTAAAACGCGCATAACACCCCCCAGGTGCCACGGGTAGAACGCGCATAACACCCCCCAGCCAGGTCGGGTAAAACAAGGGACACATGCGAGAAAAACGCGTGCAGAACGAGAAAAGACGAGGCGACCCGCAAATGCTTCGCTTGAGCGGCACCTCCGAGGAAGTCGCGGCGTCGGAATCGCCGAGCGGTGAAAAAAGCGTGTGATACGGTGATTTCAACGTATCGAGGAGGCTTTCTTCCACCCTGCGCCAGAGTGATTGATGCCCACATAAAAAAAGTTCCCCGAAGGGAACGCGAGGCCCGACGCCGAGTCGGGGTGAGTTTTTACAGCTGCTCAGCGACTTCTTCCACCCGAAGTCAGCGTAGCAGAGGTCTTTCTTGCACTGCAAGCACGCGAGGACATTCCGATCTTGACGGCCGCTTCACCCACTGCTTTCGAACTGCTCGAGCAACTTCGCGCGACGTACGGCGATTCGTTCGCCGACAGCCTCGCGGCGTTCGCGAGCGCTCCTTCCGTCGAGCGGGTCACTCCCGTCGTCGAGGCGCCGCCGTCCTCGCCCGAGGGATACTGGTTGCGCGC
This genomic interval carries:
- a CDS encoding PxKF domain-containing protein → MPFNIRVLLPTLLPLLVVACGRVATPDLPRASTPTVSPAIRAMAVTTRSVTTTADSGPGSLRAAIAAAANGDVIVFDGATFAEPRTVALSAPLEITKNLTLIAPPVGVTLDGQGTVRVLKVATSAVVTLQGLTITRGFGTDGAGIRNQGTLTLDHVTVKDNATTSSSLGASAGGGILNTGTLAVRDSTITRNTTTGTVIATGGGIANIEGILSIERSTLSENKAVGPDNTNPGEGGYGGGLHNFGGEVNIVESTLSDNTASSQGGAFFNERGGAINPEVNPTPTGLLIAVPGGANVTNTTIANNIANVGGGMVNKGGTADIKLSTIAVNIAYTVGGGLVHQQITFNGALAGTTSISRSIVGDNVASPDGQEVFTFGGGLIGQINIIESLKGSGLSLLGNLPADAKLGALQDNGGPTKTKAIADNSEARGRGQCDVGETDQRGVPRPTSKCDLGAYQTGGTPMVVDTSPPVIAPTIEGLQGDFGWYRGDVKVTWTVTDAESTITGKTNCDAVDVTTDTAGTTYTCTATSAGGTSSLSVTVKRDATPPTVAPAVTPNPVQIDQTATVTPNATDALSGLNGYECDQPNTYTTGLKTVNCVAWDKAGNKASASTAYTVVTDTSPPAIAPTIEGLQGDSGWYRGDVKVTWTVTDPDSTVASRTGCGDVNVTSDQEDTTYTCTATSDGGTANKSVTIKRDATPPTLAPVVTPNPVTLDGVAVVTENAADALSGLNGFECDQPNTYTTGFKTVNCVAWDKAGNKTSASAAYTVVPPDTTPPLITPSVTGSLGTNGWYRGDVQVTWTVGDAESNVTSSLGCATVNVTSDTGGVSYTCAATSAGGTTSETVTIKRDATPPTLAPIVTPASVLLGATATATPNASDNFSGVSSSACDGVNTQSVGVQSVTCSATDGAGNTGTATAAYTVAYNFGGFSSPLADGVLNTTKAGKMTPVKWRLLDAFGAPVTSLASATLTMTTFTCGSTPSVGVGSSVPGISVLQNLGDGYYQVNWKSPSNFLNTCQALHVDLGEGRVRTVLFKFVK
- a CDS encoding PAS domain-containing protein, with amino-acid sequence MPASLSSSALALLDDLPVPALVSDSTGVILYANEGLRALNGQWSNGRSDVRFADVVHPDDRSAWTAACHAEHATTYDLRVRTDGGYRWYRLQSRPRPIGDSLAHIVSTLHDIDVLKRVERRADDIEAITRALSTATGLQGVIDALPSIAAVLDASRVDLMLLRDEGRELYLVGSTDSSVSAPRRVLPLPCSVPAADALRTKEVLVLDARTLEERYPHLPDGFDRRPRQLVALPLLAEDRALGVLTLELHEALEASASDRVFLETLVGTVARTVDRVRHLQRERAVHARLEAILDASPTLMWTSRTSEDVLHFNQTWRTYTGFPATLPRHEWEQTVHPDDVALIRRIRADGRSAGRSYALDVRFRRSDGTYRWHHVTVQPFGDEEWLGVATDVHDRRESEAKLHLTLEAGGLGVWTYDVTTRLITRTPEVMRLLGFADAVGPVGAFTARVHEEDRGRVVAALDDAVRPGGLDHLKLEHRFLRPDGALIWLEQLLRVERDEQGHVLRVLGVTADVTTRKHHEQRLSLLAEAGETLAQNLDVHETLERLSALAVPRLADWCVVYLPQLDGVLAPIAVQHRDPGKVEVARRYIDAFPARGRRGGYRPVFS
- a CDS encoding ATP-binding protein, which produces MDDEAGIGRSFRDGEVLHVPDLPRVLADLAPLPPGWDEFMDILKLRSFLVVPLVAHGKTLGLLNLCAAESGRTFGEEDLLVARELAGRAALALDNARLYKEARQLNTTLESRVRERTAELDVRNRALEAFAELSREFATEASPLKLVGRAQEILVALLPNSVSTFYEVEADVWTLRSHRGTFRDPRLLGVLSCGLPRGTTLNVDRPFDTRAPFYQERYDPNTVPTAAHDLTSIRSSASLPVLVGGEARGVLIVGSYEPRSWSLQERALLETIDRSLGVALERADALKAVRHERTFLSGLLQSLSEGIVACDARGRLSLFNAAVETLHGKGVEAVPPERWAEHYRLYRPDGVTLLSRDEVPLYRAWQGEEVRDELMVVRRANGEHRMMVCVGGPIVTPSGEKLGAVVAMRDVTDRDRTEAALRQANRELRRSNEDLEQFAYIASHDLQAPARAVTSFAGALQLRYGHLLDERGHAFLTQIVKGGERMKRLVDDLLTFSRVNTEQRPLARVDSAHVLADVMELLKPTVDANDAEVTHDALPLVRADEGQLSRVLVNLVGNALKYARPGVPPRVHVTASCEGEMWRFAVSDNGVGIEARYFEQVFVPFRRLHSGDDVEGSGLGLTVSRKIIERHGGWLWVESAPGAGSTFFFTLPDANVEPDVE
- a CDS encoding MarR family winged helix-turn-helix transcriptional regulator, translating into MTLAPATPDLHEEVDRFLHGLWRFNRALTQRLEPLLETKHGIDPKTYIILKSIDSGHHYPKVLADHLKIPSTLISRYLDGLVKQGLLERHIDEHDSRRIRLTLTEHGTNVMHDSEETIHVLTRSHLAKLEPGVLAGLLKALDSLNDQGPDA
- a CDS encoding MDR family MFS transporter is translated as MTTVNRPPAPVTDEPQYSFTQQEKNITLIGLMVVFLLSALDQTIVSTAMPRIIEQLHGLEYYSWVTTAYLLASTVLVPIYGKLSDLYGRKPILLIGIVLFLIGSMLCGMAGESFLGDLFGGGMIQLIVFRAIQGLGGAALFTSAFAIIGDMFPPAERARFGGLFGAVFGLSSVLGPVIGGFLTDHGSVNLFGAFIEGWRWVFYVNLPLGVVALFMIIAKMPRLTHRAQGKIDFLGAVLIIATTIPLLLALTWGGTTYPWDSVRIISLFAVSAVSFVLLLLAERRNPDAIIPLGLFRNATFTISNLASFFVNVAFIGVVMFLPLFMQSVQGVSATNSGLAMLPLMAGLMSSSIISGNMVAKSGKYKPFLVGAPLVLMVGVFLLTQIDVGTTRLDLGWRMFIVGLGLGPAMSLFNIAIQNAVPMSQLGIATSSSQFFRQIGTTIGAAIFGTLLLNNLHSELPKYLPNVPGLENAAQNINLGEMRASNGNNDTGAQIRAAFRQQYAQIERAFDGDAAATRALLANPQLPAELKDTLKNGGLRAQVHAQLQQQANAVAGALANGEAGRVALLNDPRTSAELKTQLEALPAPALATPQAARVTAARFQQGLLASEDTLVKQATATALTKIESTLDAQADKLARQVTSGMKLGFTASVTHLFATSIWIVLVSFVITLLLPVVPLRQGARPASTPSH